One segment of Rosa chinensis cultivar Old Blush chromosome 6, RchiOBHm-V2, whole genome shotgun sequence DNA contains the following:
- the LOC112172939 gene encoding uncharacterized protein LOC112172939: protein MEVLQLYELSYSDLLLVSSNDVSPPSPEELERVESTSKAIMEALGPMGPGLLSITGVPNAAALRRNLLPLARKLALLEPNHRKLILKDHKLGSDVPLKNPERNVSSFAMQIKYSHDIEDTQLNSEHESVSGFENLGNGFRDLGICMMELGLRLARICDRAIGGQELEQSLLESGTAKARLIHYHSFLEKTILVQEARPKKAVNSKRIRIGDEDKRSGGDDSSNLWQQWHYDYGIFTVLTAPLFVLASNAQAPEEREECAYPNGHTYLQVFDPSKNNVFMVKASPKSFIIQVGESADIISRGKLCATLHSVARPPKFENLSRETFVLFLQPAWNKTFSTEDYPMNQISGTSFEVKRDDELERSRLTEEIQKIVPPLAMRLKNGMTFADFSRETTKQYYGGTGLQSNR, encoded by the exons atgGAAGTCCTACAACTTTATGAGCTCAGCTACTCTGATCTCCTACTTGTGTCGTCAAACGATGTTTCACCGCCGTCACCGGAAGAGCTTGAAAGGGTGGAGTCAACTAGCAAAGCTATAATGGAAGCCCTAGGGCCCATGGGCCCAGGCTTGCTGTCGATCACCGGCGTCCCCAACGCCGCCGCTCTCCGCCGGAATCTCCTCCCTCTGGCTCGCAAGCTCGCCCTTCTGGAACCCAATCACCGCAAGCTCATTCTCAAG GATCACAAATTGgggagtgatgtgcctttgaaaaaCCCAGAGAGAAATGTTTCATCTTTCGCTATGCAAATCAAATATTCACATGATATTGAAGATACCCAGTTGAATTCAGAGCATGAATCAGTGAGTGGATTTGAGAATCTTGGAAATGGGTTTAGAGATTTGGGAATTTGCATGATGGAGCTTGGTCTCAGACTAGCCAGAATTTGTGATAGAGCCATCGGTGGCCAAGAGCTTGAGCAGAGCTTATTGGAATCTGGCACTGCCAAAGCTCGGCTTATACACTATCATTCATTTCTAGAGAAAACCATTTTGGTTCAGGAAGCTAGACCCAAAAAGGCTGTTAATTCGAAGAGGATTCGGATTGGTGATGAAGATAAACGGTCAGGCGGAGATGATTCTAGTAATCTATGGCAACAATGGCATTATGATTATGGGATTTTCACTGTGTTAACAGCTCCATTGTTTGTGTTGGCTTCTAATGCACAAGCACCAGAAGAAAGGGAAGAATGTGCTTACCCAAATGGGCATACTTATTTGCAAGTATTTGATCCAAGCAAGAACAATGTGTTCATGGTGAAGGCTTCTCCTAAGAGTTTTATCATTCAGGTTGGAGAGTCGGCTGATATCATATCGCGAGGAAAGCTTTGTGCCACCCTTCATTCGGTTGCTAGACCTCCCAAGTTTGAAAATTTGAGCAGAGAAACTTTTGTTCTGTTCTTGCAGCCTGCTTGGAACAAAACTTTCTCTACCGAAGATTATCCCATGAACCAGATCTCAGGGACATCTTTTGAGGTAAAACGGGATGATGAGTTGGAAAGGAGTAGGCTAACTGAAGAAATACAGAAAATTGTACCACCTCTGGCAATGCGGTTGAAGAATGGGATGACATTTGCAGATTTCTCGCGCGAAACCACCAAGCAATACTATGGTGGCACTGGTTTGCAGTCTAATAGATAA
- the LOC112173331 gene encoding VAN3-binding protein: MEETLPMLSSRRPEQTPVGLDNLPKSPRVPMEFLSRSWSASALEVSKALSQPPPVPQCMNSKSTHNSSSCTTTTAASIPEDVAGESEETPVLSGNQFYFATSATSQLVLDRIMSQSMREEVSPLTSGRLSHSSGPLNAGGSFETDSPPVSPSEEFDDVVKFFRNHNSINQLFNNGSRSSAVNVSSTPATGGAKTVGRWLKDRKEKKKEETRVHNAQVHAAVSVAAVAAAVAAIAAATAASSSTSSRKNNEQAAKTDMAVASAATLVAAQCAEAAEAMGAEHDHLTSVVSSAVNVRSHDDITTLTAAAATALRGAATLKARAMKEVWNIAAVIPVEKGMGIGVCGKGNNNSNGSFSSSEELVPAPNTFLGASNQDLLARGTELLKRTRKGDLHWKVVSVYIHRTGQVMLKMKSKHVAGTFTKKKKNVVLEVCKNMPAWPGRHLFEGGEQRRYFGLKTESRGVVEFECKNQREHDVWTHGVSRLLSIVAERKNMH, encoded by the exons ATGGAAGAAACACTCCCAATGTTGAGCTCTCGCCGGCCGGAGCAGACTCCGGTGGGTCTTGACAACCTCCCCAAAAGCCCAAGAGTCCCAATGGAGTTCCTCTCAAGGTCTTGGAGTGCTTCTGCTCTTGAAGTCTCCAAAGCTCTGTCTCAACCACCCCCTGTTCCTCAATGCATGAACTCTAAGTCCACCCACAACTCTTCTTCTTGCACCACCACCACAGCAGCTTCTATACCCGAAGATGTAGCCGGAGAATCTGAAGAGACTCCAGTTCTGTCTGGGAATCAATTCTACTTTGCTACCTCTGCTACTTCTCAGTTGGTCCTGGACCGCATTATGTCACAGTCCATGAGAGAG GAAGTGTCACCATTAACATCAGGGAGGCTTTCACACAGCTCTGGACCATTGAACGCCGGAGGCTCATTTGAGACTGATAGCCCTCCTGTTTCTCCATCGGAGGAGTTCGACGACGTCGTTAag TTCTTCCGCAACCACAACAGCATAAACCAGCTGTTCAACAACGGCAGTCGGAGCAGCGCTGTAAATGTCAGTAGTACCCCTGCTACCGGGGGAGCCAAGACAGTTGGGAGATGGTTGAAGGAtcgaaaagagaagaaaaaggaggagaCTAGAGTCCACAATGCTCAAGTCCACGCAGCCGTTTCAGTTGCCGCAGTGGCTGCTGCTGTAGCTGCCATTGCGGCAGCCACAGCcgcttcttcttcaacctcatCAAGAAAGAACAACGAACAAGCGGCCAAGACGGATATGGCTGTGGCATCTGCTGCTACATTGGTAGCTGCACAATGTGCTGAAGCTGCAGAGGCGATGGGAGCTGAGCATGACCATCTTACTTCTGTGGTTAGCTCTGCAGTCAATGTTCGCTCTCATGATGATATTACCACTCTCACTGCTGCCGCTGCCACAG CTTTAAGAGGTGCAGCGACTCTCAAGGCAAGGGCAATGAAGGAGGTGTGGAACATAGCAGCAGTGATACCAGTGGAAAAAGGAATGGGAATCGGGGTCTGTGGTAAAGGCAATAACAACAGCAATGGCAGCTTTAGTAGCAGTGAAGAGCTTGTCCCTGCTCCTAACACTTTTCTTGGGGCCTCTAACCAAGACCTGCTTGCTAGGGGAACTGAACTCCTCAAACGCACCCGAAAAG GTGATCTTCACTGGAAAGTAGTATCTGTTTATATTCATCGAACAGGCCAG GTGATGCTGAAAATGAAGAGCAAACATGTTGCAGGAACAttcaccaaaaagaaaaaga ATGTTGTGTTGGAAGTGTGCAAGAACATGCCGGCATGGCCTGGGAGGCACTTGTTCGAGGGTGGAGAGCAGCGCCGTTACTTTGGACTGAAAACAGAATCGCGAGGAGTCGTGGAGTTTGAGTGCAAGAATCAGAGGGAACATGACGTCTGGACTCATGGAGTTTCGAGGCTGCTCTCTATTGTAGCCGAGAGAAAGAACATGCATTAA